A genomic window from Silene latifolia isolate original U9 population chromosome Y, ASM4854445v1, whole genome shotgun sequence includes:
- the LOC141632829 gene encoding uncharacterized protein LOC141632829 yields the protein MTSSASFPSFSATNFLEFFVLFHGGDNLSDEEIRFMKASTQVASPFSQIQVLKELGNNLFRQNQFGQAGGCYDTACRLLCSSLKDNFEFDLNTIISLAVSLCLNLAACANKLQGFEEALIYCSLVLNFFPSNAKALFRKAVALKKLNRFPEAHTALEEARLAEPLNKEIIRELEVVRQSQVINKNGKRVIDASLDTNDVRAGKMLVSPLQN from the coding sequence ATGACATCGTCTGCAAGTTTTCCTTCCTTTTCTGCCACAAACTTTCTTgaattttttgttttatttcatggTGGCGATAATTTGTCGGATGAGGAAATTCGTTTTATGAAAGCTTCTACCCAGGTTGCTTCCCCTTTCTCTCAAATTCAAGTGCTTAAAGAATTAGGTAATAACCTTTTCCGACAAAATCAGTTTGGTCAGGCAGGTGGCTGTTACGACACCGCGTGCCGTTTACTTTGTTCGTCTCTTAAAGATAATTTTGAGTTTGATTTAAACACAATCATATCTCTCGCTGTTTCTTTGTGTTTAAATCTAGCAGCTTGTGCTAATAAGCTCCAAGGTTTTGAGGAAGCTTTGATCTATTGTTCTCTGGTTTTAAATTTTTTCCCTAGTAATGCTAAAGCTCTCTTTCGGAAAGCTGTGGCCCTTAAAAAATTGAACAGGTTTCCAGAGGCTCATACTGCTTTAGAAGAGGCACGCTTGGCTGAACCTCTTAATAAGGAAATTATTCGAGAACTGGAAGTTGTTCGTCAGTCACAAGTAATAAACAAAAATGGTAAGCGGGTTATTGATGCTTCTTTGGATACTAATGATGTTCGAGCAGGGAAAATGTTAGTGTCTCCTCTTCAAAATTGA